gtaattatttgtACTCTTTTACCCTTCTTGAAAAAACCCTTAAAAGGAacttattaataatataaaatccaAAGTAAAAAGTTATCCAActtctataaaaaattaaagtccAGTTTAGtaataatttgaatgatatagatatttatattttaaatatcatatttttatttaatatatatgtaataattttaatcctcgagttttaaaaatagatattgtTAGTCGTATgtttataaaagttttaaaaaggtactattttaattttagaattttaaaaatagatttagaGATCGATAGaagtatttttttgtttattttttaaaaataaacttatgatatttagaataagaagaaaataatttttttacaaaataaatatagtatataaaattttaaaattattattttaatttaaaatatcttataattaattttaaaaaattgataaaaaaaattaaaagtgtgTTGTTATAAATGTAGAGAGTGAATGTGCATATTGTTTGAAAACTAAGAGACCAACAAATAATTTTCCGATTTAACAAAGAGCTAAGATTAGCAAACATTAACATCTCATCCTTTGttcttaaaaaggaaaaagaaagaaagcaatcCTTAGCCAAAAGCCGccttaaaataatgaaatttggttagtGCCCAATCCgtcaaaactcaaaactccAAAAAGCTGGAAAAAGGGAACATATGTGttaaaatttgcaaaaacAACCCTAAAGTGTGATGCTACTTCCAACtctattctttcattttcaaaacacaaTAATTGCATCCAAATTGGATCCCCTTCATACTTATACAATTATTACCATTCATACActtaatctaaatttaaatttaagaatctAGTTTTAAGATTTGGATAAAGGTTAgggtttgatttttaaattctaaagaGATCATTTCTATAATTTGAGTCctttaaaattacaatttaatcCTTATAATCTAAGGACCCTCGACAAATAATGAATTACTGAttctaactatttttaaagttgtagggatttaaattataatttttgttaggACTTAACAAAAGGAAGAGGGGGAAAAAAAGTTGGAAGTCCCACTTTGTTCTTTgtttcaattacaattattcTTTGTTCATATCAACTTTCCTTTATGATTCAAAGCCATAGATTTATCCCTACAGCTCAAATCAACCTTCAAATCCGCAATAATGTTGATGAAATTCAGTGGACAAAACCAAAACTTAAGATCAGAATGAATCACTCTGTAATTTAATTGCACAAATTACTCAAGAGAGAGCTCATGATctttttgatctttttttttttttttttttttttaacacttaAAGAGTATGAGAATCTCAACACCCAACTGACCAAATTTTCCAGAAGAAGAATTAGCAATGGAAACCTAACACAGATCCATCACTTACAGCAATGGCGACTCTGCAGCTCGACGTGGCTTCCACGTGGTGAGTGAAGAAGTGCAATACCCTAACCCTACCGGCCATATCCATCTTAGATTCAATCTCCAGTATCGGTCCGACTCTGTACCCGTTCATTCCCTCCGAGAAGGTAGGTCCAGCTCCAACGGAGGCGACTGGAGCAGCCAACGGGAATGACTGGACAGAGAAGGTAGCTGCCATGTACTGCGTCTGACCGGCGTCGATTTTACCGGCCGGAATGAACATAAATCCAATTTGAGAACCGGAGTAGAGGAGTTGGAGGGAACTGTCGTAGTGAGAGAAAGAGGCTTTGTTAGGGTTTTTGACGGAGACGTACTGTGAGAAAGTGAAATTGATAGTGCCGTTGGCGACGGAGAAGGACGGCAACTGGACGGCGGAAACGGCGATCTTTGGATCCTGAGGCTTGAAGACAGTGAAGAAGACGATAAGGATGACGATGATGAGGAAGATCAAGAAGACTGTGGCAACTACACAGGACGCCAAGTTGGTGCGGCCAGATGGCGGGTGATCGCCGTGGCCGTGGGGATTGCCCATGGCGGTGCTTACGGCGGAGATGGAACGGGATCTGAATTTGGAAGAGAGGAAAGAGAATAGCGGTGTGTTTggatacaaaataaaatgatggAGGAGAAAATGAATAGAGAAAGTAAGTAAGTGTGGAAATTGtgcaaataaaattaatttttttttttagaaaaaatgaatattaaataaataatgaataattttaatagattttttttgggttctaaatttgaaaagtgaGGTTTGTTTGTTGTCTTCTTGGACTTTGggttttaaatgtttgattcCCTTAGGAGAtaagtgaaaaaaattattggagTGGTAAATTTCTACCCACTTTGACCTCAccctttcttcaattttttactttatatacatacatatacatatacatatatgtgtatattatattgtcaaaataataaattgatattattgaTTTCAAAGTTAGTGTTTGTATGTAGACATGTAGATAAATAGTCTAAGTACGTAACTTAGTCGATAAgatatttattatcttttttaatatctcTTGAGGTACAAGTCCATTTCGTTGACTTCCCTTGTTGTTTCATTGATTATAAGTTGTTCGCCTTGCAGGCTTGATATAGTTATGAGTACAATTAGATGTGAGAGGAACTTGATTCTctagaattataaaaatatcgTCGTTGTGGTCGCATTGAGCACTACATGGCGTGCACTGCTCTTTTAGCCACCAAATCATATATCCAGTTGAATCGTTTTTAAGATgggttaatttttaaatagaaatagatAAGTTTCTTTTAGGCCTCCTTCCACCGACTAGCGcaaatatcatttaaattttattaaaagtacaAAGATTAcaatcaaaatagttaaatgatcatttttttttcattttcaaaaacacctttgaatatgtttttaataattgtaaaaatgaattttgactACACAACAACTACACTTATTAaatggtaaattaaatataaaattaatttggagtagtttataatacttttaaatataataaaaatgttcaaaatcatTCTTCAACACACACTTATATTACATGAATGAACGTTATGTTTACATGGTTGCATAGACTAGGCTTAATTAATGACATGTATTTAGATTAagatgatttattattttaactttttgttaaAGAACTATTTTTGTAGTTGAAGTAGAGATGGATACTACAGATTCTAATTCCAAAATTAacctataaataaataagataagaGAGACATATTCAAGTTCTAATTCACTTGGAACAATTTTCCAAATCTTATATTTCCCTTAATTACAAGCCATGCTCTTTCTCCAAGATAAGAATATGCTTCAAACTTGAAACTTTGAGGTTTTACTTACGATCATATTTGGTGTTTCTTAAACTTTGGggaatataatttattattttaagaatattattaaatataatgtgATTTGTCTCTTAGATTTTTAATTCTAGTTAGGCTCGTCTACTCAGATCCCAACCTCTCTTTTTTGTGATACTTGCAATTTTCAAATGGGGTAGTCCATCGTCTGGTGCGTGCACCGTTGTGTTAGCGTACATCTTTAAGCAgtgttttgttaatttttcgTTTTAGGGGTGAACGTAGGTCGggttagaaaaaaattataaaccaactcaaaatattttggttgacaaaaaaaatgaagtttaataTGCAAGGGCCAATCAAATGCAACCCaattaaactcaaaaaattTGGATTGGTTCAGGTTGTGTTAAGAAAGAAGTGAAATCTGAGACAACAACATTTCAATCATCCCTCGCTAGTCAATGcttccttatttatttattgtgttaaaaattctatttagTTTTATTGGTGTCAAACTGACATGTTAGGcttaaataggaaaaaaaatcaatcttttctttcttgattttctACAAAACTAAATTGGTTGTCTGACTCGTACAGTTgagaattttgtttatatcttTTTCACACATGCTTATGTTGGTTTCCAAAATGAATTGAAGGATTTAGAATCAAAACCAAACAACTATAAACATAAGGATTTAGTACaaggtttttgttttcgaGCTTCCATGGTTTGCTTCATTGGCTAATCGTTGTCGAGGTTTTGGACAAAGGTGGGGTTTTCTTAGTAgtagtttgaaaatgaaagaatgtcTCAGCTTGCCTGTTATCAAATAACTATGTATGTAGTTGAACTGCAGAGTTTCACTTGTCCATTGTTTCTAAAGTTAGACCTCTATGCTATAT
This is a stretch of genomic DNA from Cucumis sativus cultivar 9930 chromosome 4, Cucumber_9930_V3, whole genome shotgun sequence. It encodes these proteins:
- the LOC101209064 gene encoding uncharacterized protein LOC101209064, producing the protein MGNPHGHGDHPPSGRTNLASCVVATVFLIFLIIVILIVFFTVFKPQDPKIAVSAVQLPSFSVANGTINFTFSQYVSVKNPNKASFSHYDSSLQLLYSGSQIGFMFIPAGKIDAGQTQYMAATFSVQSFPLAAPVASVGAGPTFSEGMNGYRVGPILEIESKMDMAGRVRVLHFFTHHVEATSSCRVAIAVSDGSVLGFHC